Genomic segment of Chelonoidis abingdonii isolate Lonesome George unplaced genomic scaffold, CheloAbing_2.0 scaffold2611, whole genome shotgun sequence:
CTTTGAACACTATCCCATCAAAGATTGGGAGCACAACATCAATTACTACCGCTTCTTTGGTGgcttccttttcccctttttcctaCTGCTCTTTTCTTACTGTGGCATTTTACGAGTTGTCCACAAGAGCCATGGTACACAAAAGAAGACAAAAATCCAAATTAAACGTCTGGTTTCAAGCACAGTTATAATTTTCTTGGTTTGCTTTGGACCATACCACATCCTGTTGGTAATTCGCAGCTTGTTTGAGAACAACTGCATGTTTGCAGAGAAAATCTTTAACATTTACCACTTTTCTCTCTTGTTGACTAGTTTTAACTGTGTTGCTGACCCAGTATTGTACTGCTTTTCCAGTGAGAGCACCTACCAGAATTTTGTCAAAATGAGAGACTCTGTTTTAACATGCCTAAGATGTTTAAGGACTAAACCCCAGGTATCCTACCAACTGAAAACTCTAGAAACTCTCAGAAAAAGCAACACTGTACCAGCAGTTGAAGAGCCAGAGTTATTAAACAAACTACATACTGTTAATGAAATGAAAGACTCTTCCATGGTCAGTATAGACAGACTTTAGCACCCATTAGAAAGGCAGACTGATCTAAAGTTTCCAGGTCTAAGTTTGGGTTTCAGTCTTTGGTTTATAAATGTATTGCAACTGCTTTACATTCTAAAGAGCTTAATAACTCATCACTATTATAAGCAGAGCTGAGTTGATACACTTTCCATGGGGGGAATTCCTTAGTTCCCTTGAGTAACCTGGGCCTTTACATAGGGCAGGGAAAATATACACCAGGTCAGTTTAGCTCAGGTCACATGTATATATTACTGACTCAGTATAGTGCTAGTCATGGGGAAGCTGCTTTTCTGATGACTGGACTGGCTGAAATAAGATGTTAGTGGTGTGAATTTTCCATAATGGTCTTTAATTGGTGATTGTTTGTCCATGTATTGACTTTATGAGAAAGCTGTCAAACTCTGTGATCATCTTGCTGAAAAGGTGGAAGATGGAACAAATTATGTAAAATGAAGTGATAAACATTTCCCAAAAGAACATTTTTTGTCTACGTGTATGTTTTCTGTAACTTTGTCCCAATCATCCTCAAGCCATGCAACAACCAGTGAGCAGTGAATGCAAAGACACAGCCAAATTGAAAAAGCAAAGGAACCAGCCAATAAAATCATGAGGGATATATTAGAAGAGAATTCACAATGAAGCTGTTTTCCATAACTGATAGTTAAGTTAATGTCTGTTGGGTCTTGAGCCACTGCTCTTTGGGCTTGATCCAGTACCActgattcccactgacttcagtggacacttGATCTGGAACTTAGTGGGCAAT
This window contains:
- the LOC116816589 gene encoding ovarian cancer G-protein coupled receptor 1-like — translated: MQDFTQKVTGNSSTNCTINHTIHQILSPTIYILVFGVGLPANCLSLYYGYLQIRAKNELGIYLCNLTIADLFYIFSLPFWLQYVLQHDNWTYDANLCKICGILLYENIYISVGFLCCISIDRYLAVVHPFRFYQFRTIKAAVVVSIIIWGKEILMSWFVFKHADISMDAESHIICFEHYPIKDWEHNINYYRFFGGFLFPFFLLLFSYCGILRVVHKSHGTQKKTKIQIKRLVSSTVIIFLVCFGPYHILLVIRSLFENNCMFAEKIFNIYHFSLLLTSFNCVADPVLYCFSSESTYQNFVKMRDSVLTCLRCLRTKPQVSYQLKTLETLRKSNTVPAVEEPELLNKLHTVNEMKDSSMVSIDRL